The genomic window GCTGGAAGCCGTCGTGCAGTCCTGCAAGATCCGTTTGCGCCCGATTCTGATGACTTCACTGGCCACTCTGCTGGGCATGATCCCGATGGCCCTTGGCTTGGAGGCCGGCAGCGAACAATATGCTCCTTTGGCCCGCGCCATTATCGGCGGTCTGGGTGTTTCCGTCGTGGTTACGGTCTTTCTGGTTCCAGCCGTCTACCTGCTGGTCCATGGCCGGCAGGAAAGAAAACTGGCACTTCCGGGAGAGATATAGGAATGAGAACAACTCTGATGACAAAGAAGATGACCCGTTTTTCTCTTACAGTGTCGACTGTCTTTCTGAGTGTTGCCGGCCTGTCCGCGCAAACGCATCCGGCTTCTCCTCTGCCTGATGCTCCGCCGGTAGAGGTTGCACTCAATACCAGCGCTGCGGTTTCTCTCGCACAAAGTGTTCCTCCGTCCTCGGGAACTCCGACCTCTGCCGGCCAGCATCCAAGACTGACCCGACAGGAAGCTGAGCAGATGGCCATTAAGAACAATCCTCGGATCAGTGTGGGGCGCCTGCTTGCGTTGGCCCAGCACCAGGTTGTACGGGAAGCGCGGTCAGCTGAGCTGCCGACACTGAATGGAAGCATGACAGCAATGACCGGAGAAGAGGCGAGCCGTATCTCCGCCGGGACCCTGACTTCTTCACGGATCCTGCCGCACGCCGGCGCGGGCGCCGACTTTATGCAACTGGTCACAGATTTTGGCCGGACCACCAACCTTGTGGCCTCTGCCAAGCTACAGGAAAAGGCACAAAATGCAAGTGCGCTGGCCACCACCGAAGACATTGTGCTGGCTACGGACCAGGCCTTTTACAACGCGCTCCAGGCGCAGGCCCTGCTAAAGGTAGCGCAGCAGAATGTGACGACGCGGCAGACCACCGACACCCAGGTAAATCAGCTTACAAAAAACAACCTCAAGTCGACGCTTGATCTGAGCTTTGCTGATGTCAACCTGTCACAGGCAAAACTACTGCTGCTCGATGCGCAGAACAATGCAGATTCCACAATGGCCGCGCTCGATGCGGTGCTGGGTCTGGACCATCAGGTCACCTACGAGCTTGTCGATGAGAGTTCTCCCCTGCAGCCGCCGCCGCCCGACGTAGACCGGCTGATACAACTCGGCTGGCAGCAGCGCCCGGACCTGCAGTCCCTGAATTTCAGCCAGCAGTCGGCGGTGAAATTCAGCCATGCGCAGCGGGACCAGATGTTTCCTACGATCAGCATCGAGGGTACGGCCGGAAGTGTTCCGATCCGCACCGACCAGTACTACACCGCCAACTGGTGGGGAGGAATTGGCGTAAACATGAACATCCCCATCTTCAACGGCTTCCTTTATTCGGCCCAGGCGAAGGAGGCCTCTATTCGCGCACAGGCAGCCTCTGAGCAAGCCAGGAACCTCCGCGACCAGATCGCGCGCGATGTCCGCACCGCATGGCTGGCGGCGAACACGGCTTATCAGCGCGTCGCCGTTTCCGAGCAGATGCTCAAGCAAGCCAACATGGCCCTGTCGCTGGCGCAGACCCGCTATCAGATGGGACTTAGCTCCATTGTGGAGCTGAGCCAGGCCGAGTACCAGCAGACGGATGCAGCCATCGGCAACACCAATGCGCAATATCAGTACAAGCTGGCACTGGCTGCTCTCAACTACCAGATCGGGGCCACGCCATGATTGAGAACTTCAAGCTCAAGGTCTTCCGGGTCGTGGCCGACTCTCTTAATTTCCGCCGGGCAGCCGACGAACTTCACCTCACGCAGCCGGCGGTGACGGCGCAGATCAAATCTCTGGAAGAGAGTCTGGGAATCGCCCTGTTTGATCGCATCGGACGGGACATTAAATTGACCCCGGCCGGAGAAACGCTGCAACAGTATGTGCGGCAGATCGAAGCCATCACCAATGAGGCCGTGGCCGCGTTGTCTTCCTTCGGCGGTCAGGAAGATGCTGAGCTTTGCATTGGCGCTTCCCACACCATTGCTGTTTATCTGCTGCCCCGGCTGCTCCCTCAACTTCTCTCCGACTGGCCAAAGCTGCGCATCCATGTCACCGGTGGCAGCACCAATGAGGTCCTCCACGCACTCATGATGCACCAGGTCAGCGTGGGTTTCATCGAGGCCCCTGCTTACCGTCCAGACCTTAAGATTGAAGAATTTGGCCAGGACGAACTGGCGCTCATCGTGCGTCCGGACCATCGCTGGACAAAAAAGCCCAGAATCAAGGCCGCGGAGCTGATCCAGGAACCCCTTCTGCTGCGGGAGGCCGGATCGGGCATGCGGCACTTCGTTGAAGAATATCTGGAACGCAACGGCGTCCTGCGCCAGCAACTCCGCACAGCCATCGATATGAACTCGACCGAAGGCATCATCGCTGCCGTGGAGGCGGGCCTGGGAGTCGGCTTTGTTCCCTACCTTGCGCTTGGCAATGCCCTGCAGCTTGGCAGCGTGAAGATCGTTCCGCTGGAAAATGGCCCCATCCGCCGCCAGTTGAGCATCGCGCTGCTGAACGGGCCTGAGCCGCGGGGACCTGCCGGACAACTGGTCCAGATCTTCCGACAGAGCAATCCGGACCATTTGTCCTCAGGGCACTTCCCTTTTCCGGGAGCAAAAGAAAGACGTCTTGCCGTTGCCAATGGCAAAACAAACGGACAGCAGGAGCACATGAAGAAATGGCCCTGAACCCTTGCGCTTCAACACCTGCCCTTCTGCGGCCTGGCGTTCTGCTGCCCTCCCCTGGTGCTGTGCCGCGCCTGGAACAAGGTGAATTTGAACTACGGAGACAGATTTGTGCCAGTGATTGACGAAATACCCGGATTCAATGTGAACGCCTTCATTTATGCCACAGATTTCTCTCTTGGCTCACAGAATGCTGGTCTCTATGCGCAGATGCTGGCCCGATACTTCTCTTGTCGTCTCGCCGTAGCGCATGCATTTACGCTGTCCCAGGCGGCGCTGGAGGTGGAAGTCGACCGCAGGCTCGTCAGCCAGCAACGCAAGGACCTGCAACTTCTGCTTGCACAGAAGGCGGACCAATTGAAGGACGGCCCGCTGGAGGTCGTCCCCTCACTTCTCGACGGGGACCCTAAGAACAAAATCCCAGCTCTGGCCGACCAGATGGCCCCTTCCATCCTCGTGTTAGGCACGCACGGCGGGGGCTGGGTGGAACGGGACCTGGTTGGATCCACGGCTGAACAGATTCTGCGCTCAACACGCTGGCCATCGCTGACCGTCGGCCCCCAGGTGGCGCCGCCTTCGCGCGAAAGCTTTCCCTTCCGGAAAATCCTGTATGCTACGGACCTGACACCGGCTGCGGCCCATGCAGCTGCTTATGCTGTCTCCTTTGCCCAGACCTTTGGAGCAGAGATCAATGTACTCAATGTAGTCCATCAGGGCGCAATTGATCATCCTGACCGTCTTACCGAAATCAAGCAGAAGTTTTACAGCGCCCTCGACCATACGATTCCGCGATACGCAAGCGATTTCTGCGCCCCTCGAACGTTTGTTGAGGTCGGCAATGCCCGCGAGCAGATCTTGCGGCATCTTCGTGAACACGCTGTCCATCTTCTTGTGCTGGGCATCCGCAAAAGCTCGCATCTGGGTCTGGAAATGCGGACCTCAGGGGCCTTTGAACTGATCGTTCATGCTCCCTGTCCGGTCTTGACCATTGTGGGGTGAGAAGCAGTGTATCTACCCGGGATGGAAGCATGAAAAGGAAACCCAGAAAAGACGGCCACAACACAACGACGATAGCGGTCATCGTAGCTGCTATGGTCGCCTTTTGTGCCATTCAGGGTGCTGAAATTATTTATGACAACATGCGGATTCCCGGAGTGCCAGGCGCCCATGACATCCCGCTGTGGCGGGTGCACATGATTTCAGCCTGCGCAGGAAGCATCTCCTTCGTGCTGACCCTTTTCTTTCTGGAGAGCCTGGGGAAAAAATCCCGGGCCAGCGCCCTCCGCTCCATCTTTCCCTGGATCCCTCTTGTGGCACTGACCGCCATTGCTGCTGTGGTCCACATCCCTCTTCTACTGGTAGTGCTTCTGGGCGCGCTTTACTGTCCGTGGGCCTATGCAAGGACCCATGCCGCCCGCTGAAATCATGCTCCTTCGATCCGCCCCGGGCCGCTGCCTGTTCCTCCATCCGGAGACCCATCCGGGGGCCTTAAAACGCCTGTTGCAGAAGCACGGCATACCACAGCACTGGAGCAGCCAACAGCAGCGCATCAATCCGGTCGAGAATGCCTCCGTGTCCCGGCAGCAGCGTCCCGGAGTCCTTGACGCCTGCGCCTCGCTTGATTGCAGATTCAATCAGGTCTCCTACCTGGGCTGCAACATTCAAGAGCACGGCCAGGCCCACCCAGCGGAGAACAGGCCCCGGATACGAAAGCCAGTCGAACCCATGCTGTTCCAGCTTTTGTGCAAGAAGACAGAGCACAATCGCAATCAATATGCTGCCGCCGATCGAGCCTGCGCTCCCCTCCCAGGTCTTTCCCGGACTGATGGAAGGCGCCAGCTTCCGCCTGCCGAAGGCCTTGCCCGTATAAAGAGCCAGGATGTCCCCGGTCCACACCACAAAGAACAAAAATACGAGCAGAGAAGGCCCATTTTCCCTCGCGCTCAGCAGCGGGACCGTGGTCAGCGACAGTCCGGTATACAGCAGCGCGAAAACCGAATACGCCGTATCCGGCAGGACACGCTGCATCGGAGAGCGGAAGGCACAAAAGATGAACAAAACAAAAGTCAGGCAGCCCAGGGCCGGGGCCATATACTCGGGACGCTCAAAGTTGAGCGCAAACAGCAGCCCGATGCAAACCAGAACAAGCACCCGGGGCGTTTTTGCGCCAGAAGCATCGGCCAGCGCCAGCAATTCCCATGCTGCCAGCAGCGCCACTACGGCCGCCGCGCAGCTAATGCTCAGCAGGTTGTTCCAAAAAACCAGCAACAAAACCAGGGGGACCAGGACGATGGCTGTCAAAACACGTTTCATCATTCGTAAAAGGCAGAATACACGTTCCCTGTCTCTGTGCGCCGCAGAATATGCGGCCAGCGTCTAACCATAAGGAGAAAGATCCGATGCGGCCCAGTTTTTCACTTTTGCTATTTCTCGCTTGCGCCCTTCCGTTGTCAGCGCAGTCCAGCGGAGACCAAACGCCGGTAAGCACCGTTGTTACGGTCATGCCCAAATCAGGGGAAGCGGCCCCGTTACGACGCCAGAACATCAAGGTAACTGCGGACAGAAAGCCCGTTGAGGTCTCCACATGGAGACCCTTCCAGGGCCAGAATGCGCGACTGGAATTTGTCGTTCTCGTCGACGATTCGGCCCGGCAGAGCATCGGACTACAATTCAACGACCTGGCGAATTTTCTACAGTCCCTTCCCCCCACGGCCTATGTCGGGGTCGCCTACATGCAGAATGGTCGCGCGGCGTTTGTTCAGCCCCTCACAACCGACCATGCTCAGGCTGCTCGGTCTCTGCGTCAGCCGCTTGGGATTCCTGGCGGCAATGCCAGCCCCTATTTCTGCCTCTCTGACCTCGCCAAGCACTGGCCTTCCCAGGACCCAAGAAACAGGCGTGAGGTCCTCATGGTCACCAATGGCTTCGACCCCTACTATCCGCGCTACGATCCAGAAGACCCCTACCTTCAGGCCGCCATCACCGATGCCCAGCGCGCCGGAATCATCGTCTATGGGATTTATTACCGCGATACGGGGCGCTTCAGCAGCTCCATGTATGTCACCGATGCCGGGCAGAACCTGCTGGCGCAGCTTACCGATGCCACCGGCGGCAAACTATACTGGCAGGGGCTTTCCAACCCGGTTTCCTTCCGGCCCTTTCTTCAGGACCTGGACCTGCGGCTGCAAAACCAGTACGAGCTTGGCTTTGCTGTTCCGGCCCGCCCTAAAGCTGAACTGGTGGACCTGAAGGTCAAAGCTGACGTCGGCCATGTCAGCATCAGCGCCCCGCAGCGGATTGAAGCAGGAGGTGCTGCGCAATAGCTAGGGCTGGCCGCTGAAGTCCACGGGGAGCACACGGCCTTCCGCGCTGCTTTGGCGCGCCAGTTCCATCAGCCGGGCCGTCCGCCATCCATCTTCCGCGGTGACGGCCAGCTGGCCATCGCCCAGCAGAGCGTCCCGCACATTGGCATAGTAGCCGCGGTAGTCTCCTACTTCGGTTTCGACCCGATGCGCGTCCGCACCTTCCAGGTACAGAGTGCCCCAGGCTTTCTCCGCATCGCGCCCAAAGCCCGCATCGCTGAAGCTGGCACCATTTTTGAGCGCCTCCTCCTGCGGGTCCAGTCCAAATTTAACAAAGCTTCCCTGTGTTCCGTGCAATGTAAACCGCGCCCCCGCGGCCAGCGCAAGATTTGTGGCCCGCAAATAGGCCGTCATCTCTGCATAGAACAGCGTAATGTCAAAGGCATCGTCCACCACCGCACCTGCACGCTCACTCCGCACGGTGGCAAAGATGCGTTCCGGCTTCCCAAAGAGGACCAGCGCCTGGTCAATCAGGTGCGACCCAAGGTCATACAACGTCCCGCCGCCTGCTGCTCCGCTTTCGCGCCATACCTCATGGCGCGGACGGGGCCGAAAACGGTCAAAATGCGATTCAAAGCTGACAAGCCGTCCCAGCCGACCACTGGCCAGGAGTTTCTGGACCGTTTTGAAATCACCATCCCAGCGGCGGTTCTGGTAGACAGAAATCAATCGCCCGCGCTCCCGCGAAAGCCGCGCCAGCTTTGCTGCTTCCTCTGAGGTCAGGGTAAAGGGCTTGTCCACAACCACATCGCGGTCCGCCAGCAAACACTGTTCTGCTACCTGATAATGCGTCCCGCTCGGCGTAGCCACAACCACGAGCCGGATACTGGGGTCGGACAGCAGCTCCTCAATCGAGCGGTAGAGCCTGATGCCGGGATGGGCCTTCAGTGCATCGTCGCCCTTCCGCTGGACCACCGCCGCAAGCTCCAGCCCCGGTGTTGCCTCAATGACAGCAGTATGAAAAATCCGTCCAGCCAACCCATAACCAATCACCCCAGCGCGGACCACTTCCTTCACCGTTCATGCCCTCGTTCCATTAAGATTCCAAACCTTTTCCAGTTTGCCATCATACTGAATCCATGGGAGCAGAAGGATCATCTACCAAAATAAGACTACTTAAGTCGCACATAGGTGGCGCATAATAGAGACAGCACCTCGCCCCTGGAGGAAGCATCATGGCTTCAACGGTGAATGAAATCCGTGACCTCAGCCAGCAGGAATACAAGTGGGGCTTTGTCACAAACATTGAGGCAGAGCAGTTTCCGCGCGGGCTGAACGAGGAGATCATTCGCATGATCTCCGCCAGAAAGCGCGAACCTGAGTTCATGCTGGAATGGCGTCTGCGCGCCTACCGTCACTGGGCCTCCCTGGAAAGCTCACAGGCTGAGCCGAAATGGGCCAATATCCGCTATGGACCGATCGATTACCAGAACATCATCTATTACTCTGCCCCCAAACAGAAACCGGGCCTGAAAAGCCTCGACGAGCTAGACCCGGAAATTCTGCGCACTTATGAGAAGCTCGGCATCTCGCTTGCCGAACAGCAGCGTCTGGCGGGCGTGGCGGTAGATGCGGTCTTTGACAGCGTTTCGGTTGCGACCACATTCAAGGAAAAGCTGGCTGAAGCGGGGGTCATCTTCTGCTCATTTTCTGAGGCAGTCGAAAAACACCCTGATCTGGTCCAGAAATATCTGGGCACCGTTGTACCTTACACAGACAATTTCTTTGCCGCGCTCAATTCGGCCGTCTTCAGCGATGGTTCTTTCGTTTATGTTCCGAAAGGCGTTCGCTGCCCCATGGAGCTTTCCACCTACTTCCGCATCAATGCAGCAGAGACTGGGCAGTTTGAGCGCACGCTGATTATCGCCGATGAAGGCGCTTACGTCAGTTATCTGGAAGGGTGCACTGCGCCAATCCGGGATGAAAACCAATTGCACGCCGCAGTGGTTGAGCTGGTTGCGCTGGACAATGCTGAGATCAAATATTCGACCGTACAGAACTGGTATCCGGGAGACAAGCAGGGCCGCGGCGGAATCTATAATTTCGTCACCAAGCGCGGCAAATGCGCCGGCGTGAATTCAAAAATCTCCTGGACGCAGGTGGAAACTGGCTCTGCAATTACCTGGAAGTATCCAAGCTGCATTCTGCAAGGTGACAACTCAGTAGGAGAGTTTTACTCCGTCGCCCTGACCAATCACTATCAGCAGGCGGACACTGGCACAAAGATGATCCACATTGGCAAAAACACGCGCAGCACAATCGTGTCCAAGGGCATCTCTGCCGGCCACGGGCAAAACACCTACC from Pseudacidobacterium ailaaui includes these protein-coding regions:
- a CDS encoding TolC family protein, with the protein product MRTTLMTKKMTRFSLTVSTVFLSVAGLSAQTHPASPLPDAPPVEVALNTSAAVSLAQSVPPSSGTPTSAGQHPRLTRQEAEQMAIKNNPRISVGRLLALAQHQVVREARSAELPTLNGSMTAMTGEEASRISAGTLTSSRILPHAGAGADFMQLVTDFGRTTNLVASAKLQEKAQNASALATTEDIVLATDQAFYNALQAQALLKVAQQNVTTRQTTDTQVNQLTKNNLKSTLDLSFADVNLSQAKLLLLDAQNNADSTMAALDAVLGLDHQVTYELVDESSPLQPPPPDVDRLIQLGWQQRPDLQSLNFSQQSAVKFSHAQRDQMFPTISIEGTAGSVPIRTDQYYTANWWGGIGVNMNIPIFNGFLYSAQAKEASIRAQAASEQARNLRDQIARDVRTAWLAANTAYQRVAVSEQMLKQANMALSLAQTRYQMGLSSIVELSQAEYQQTDAAIGNTNAQYQYKLALAALNYQIGATP
- a CDS encoding oxidoreductase, with the translated sequence MKEVVRAGVIGYGLAGRIFHTAVIEATPGLELAAVVQRKGDDALKAHPGIRLYRSIEELLSDPSIRLVVVATPSGTHYQVAEQCLLADRDVVVDKPFTLTSEEAAKLARLSRERGRLISVYQNRRWDGDFKTVQKLLASGRLGRLVSFESHFDRFRPRPRHEVWRESGAAGGGTLYDLGSHLIDQALVLFGKPERIFATVRSERAGAVVDDAFDITLFYAEMTAYLRATNLALAAGARFTLHGTQGSFVKFGLDPQEEALKNGASFSDAGFGRDAEKAWGTLYLEGADAHRVETEVGDYRGYYANVRDALLGDGQLAVTAEDGWRTARLMELARQSSAEGRVLPVDFSGQP
- the sufB gene encoding Fe-S cluster assembly protein SufB — its product is MASTVNEIRDLSQQEYKWGFVTNIEAEQFPRGLNEEIIRMISARKREPEFMLEWRLRAYRHWASLESSQAEPKWANIRYGPIDYQNIIYYSAPKQKPGLKSLDELDPEILRTYEKLGISLAEQQRLAGVAVDAVFDSVSVATTFKEKLAEAGVIFCSFSEAVEKHPDLVQKYLGTVVPYTDNFFAALNSAVFSDGSFVYVPKGVRCPMELSTYFRINAAETGQFERTLIIADEGAYVSYLEGCTAPIRDENQLHAAVVELVALDNAEIKYSTVQNWYPGDKQGRGGIYNFVTKRGKCAGVNSKISWTQVETGSAITWKYPSCILQGDNSVGEFYSVALTNHYQQADTGTKMIHIGKNTRSTIVSKGISAGHGQNTYRGMVRIQKGATGARNYTQCDSLLIGDQCGAHTFPYIEVKNATAHMEHEASTSKIGEDQLFYLQQRGLNREDAVSMIVNGFCKQVFRELPMEFAVEAQKLLGVSLEGSVG
- a CDS encoding LysR substrate-binding domain-containing protein, which gives rise to MIENFKLKVFRVVADSLNFRRAADELHLTQPAVTAQIKSLEESLGIALFDRIGRDIKLTPAGETLQQYVRQIEAITNEAVAALSSFGGQEDAELCIGASHTIAVYLLPRLLPQLLSDWPKLRIHVTGGSTNEVLHALMMHQVSVGFIEAPAYRPDLKIEEFGQDELALIVRPDHRWTKKPRIKAAELIQEPLLLREAGSGMRHFVEEYLERNGVLRQQLRTAIDMNSTEGIIAAVEAGLGVGFVPYLALGNALQLGSVKIVPLENGPIRRQLSIALLNGPEPRGPAGQLVQIFRQSNPDHLSSGHFPFPGAKERRLAVANGKTNGQQEHMKKWP
- a CDS encoding phosphatidate cytidylyltransferase; protein product: MMKRVLTAIVLVPLVLLLVFWNNLLSISCAAAVVALLAAWELLALADASGAKTPRVLVLVCIGLLFALNFERPEYMAPALGCLTFVLFIFCAFRSPMQRVLPDTAYSVFALLYTGLSLTTVPLLSARENGPSLLVFLFFVVWTGDILALYTGKAFGRRKLAPSISPGKTWEGSAGSIGGSILIAIVLCLLAQKLEQHGFDWLSYPGPVLRWVGLAVLLNVAAQVGDLIESAIKRGAGVKDSGTLLPGHGGILDRIDALLLAAPVLWYAVLLQQAF
- a CDS encoding universal stress protein translates to MIDEIPGFNVNAFIYATDFSLGSQNAGLYAQMLARYFSCRLAVAHAFTLSQAALEVEVDRRLVSQQRKDLQLLLAQKADQLKDGPLEVVPSLLDGDPKNKIPALADQMAPSILVLGTHGGGWVERDLVGSTAEQILRSTRWPSLTVGPQVAPPSRESFPFRKILYATDLTPAAAHAAAYAVSFAQTFGAEINVLNVVHQGAIDHPDRLTEIKQKFYSALDHTIPRYASDFCAPRTFVEVGNAREQILRHLREHAVHLLVLGIRKSSHLGLEMRTSGAFELIVHAPCPVLTIVG